From Panthera tigris isolate Pti1 chromosome B4, P.tigris_Pti1_mat1.1, whole genome shotgun sequence:
CAGAGGCCTCCTGCAGGGCAGAGGAATTCGGGGAACTCACTCGGCCTGAGATGAGGTGTCCATGTGTCTCTCCTCTTATTGGAGAGACGTGTCCAAAGACGACACGTCTTCAAGACCCTCCAGGCTCTGTCACCCCAGAGGGCGGTGTTTAACCCAGCCCATCACACTTCCTTGTCACAAGCGATGGGATCTGAGCTGGTGGCCGGGCCACCCTGCAGACCGACCATTTCCCAGCAcctcttccttcctgctccctgccGCAGGACCCTACCTCCCTGAGAAACAGCCCCCAGAACCGAGCCAATGTTTTGGATGACTCAGGCTCAGGACCTCGGTGTGGGCTCCCCCCAAACCCTAGGGCACTATCTCCTGAGCTGTGTGTGtatgcggggtgggggtggggggttggggggaagggctGGCAAATTTCATTCTCCGGGCAGCGCTGGGTGTGGGACTCACAGTGGCACTTTTCCACCCCGAGActtagtttccctatctgtaaaatgggagtatttGCACCTGAGCCCTTTTGGGTGGCTGATTCCCATCTCAGTGGGTCCCCTAGGGAGAACATCCCTATAAGACGGCCCCAGGAGGATGGCGTGCACACGCTGGGGTCTGCCACGAGCCACACCCCATCTCCGGGCTCTcctggggcacccgagtggccgCCTGAAGGGAAACGGCTTTGGAAGTCTGGCTGTGGTGGGGCGCCCTCTGCTGGACAACGGAGAAAGTGTCTCTTGGACTGTCTTTTCCCGGGCCTCGGGGTTCAGCCCCACTGATGCTCCTTAGGCGGGCTGAACACCCACAATACACCAGGTCTGGGAGGCACTACAACGGGGCAGAGGAAAGCCCTGGGGCAGATAGGGAATGAAACCACTGGGTTTGGAGGAAGGAAACTGGGTTCAGAGTCAAACACGCCTGTgttcaaaccccagctccatCACTGTGTGTCCTAGGACCGGTTGCTAGACCTCTCTGAACTCAGTTGCCTCATTACCGAATTGGAAAAATACTCGTATCCACCCTGTGGGATTGTTGCAAAGATTAGCTGAAATAATGTAGAGAAATGCATGGTGCCCggcacccagtaggtgctcagtaaccataaaaatgatttcaaaggAGAAACCCATCCAAAGAGGGGTAGGTGTTTTAGACCATGAGCTGCCATAAAGGGCTCTCAAGTTTTGGAGTCTGGGTGGGGTACTAGGCCCTTGTCTCCTCTCCTGGGGCAAGGGGACCTGAAATGCCCTGGGAAGTGTGGAGTAACGGTGCCTGCCTGAGGTGGCAGGCTTCGCTCTGCACTGGAAGCTTCTGGACCCGAGGTCTCCCAGAGCTCCgcaggggcaggcaggcagcaaGGGCTGGATGGGCTGCAAGAGCCAACCACCCAGAGCTCCCCACACAAGGTCCTGCAGAAGCAGCTGTCCCCTTCCTCGgtccctgtctctgtgtcaggCTGGAAGTTCGGGGAGGACAGAGGTCAGGGAATGGCTCTGTACCCCACTTACTATTTGAGCCACTTTGGCCAAGGCACTTCCCCTGCCTGAGCTtccgtttcctcacctgtatAATAGGGGCGAGAGCAGCGTGCGAGGCATGTATTACTTATACACAAGTCACAGGGAGGTTGGCAAGGTCAACTGAGATAATCCACGGGAGGCCCCGAGAACATTCCTCAGCACAGAGGAAGACTGAACGGGTGGACcgtggagagggaaggagcccagGGAAGTTTATGATTTATCAAGTCCTGCGGCACTTTTCATCTATAGCCAGTCTGCTTGGGGCAGCGGAACCTGGTAAACAGCAGGCAGCAGCCCTGAGACCCAGTGCCGGGGATCCAGGAGGAAGCCCAGCATCGCTGGGGGCATCACCGGAGCCAGGGCAATGCTTCTACCCAGAGGGAGGGTACCAGGGGTGTTTTAGGGTGTGGCCACTGAGGGGCAAAAAGTCAGAAGGGCAAGTGTTCATCACCCTGAAGCCCCACCATTGGGGCAGTCCCCTGCTGTGCCCTGGGTTCGAGGATAACTTCCTCTCAGCACCCAGCATGGAACCCTTCAGGCAGAGCCCCCTTGTGAAATGGGTTCGACATTCACAGAGAGATGTACCCACTGTGTGTCTGGCTCCTTCCAAAACGCACGGTCAGGGTCCACATCTTGCCCTCCAGAGCGGGCACGCGAGCTCCTGGGGGAGGGATCCCTCAGGCCAGTGGCCCAGGGAGCTGGACCACGAGGCCACAGACtcaggttcaagtcccagcttgGACACAGAGTAGCCCTGTAACCTTGGACACGTTGCGTCTGCTGAAAGAACACATCTCTTCTccgtgtgcctggcacacagtaggcactcgaTGCACGTGTGTTTACTTGCTCTCTGGGCTCCCGTTACTTGTCACAGGAGAAGGGGGCGGAGTCTTAAGGGCCTTTTATTCCTCTGATGTCCCTACTCTCAGCTAGTTCTGgggtcacctcctctgagaagccctcTGCACTGGAGGAGCCAACACTGAGCTCCTGCAGCCTCCTGTGCTTCTCCCTGCACTGTGACCCGGCACTGTGACCCTGCCAGACTGGCCAGTCTTTAAAAGCAAGGGTAGCAGCTTGTCTGCGGCACCCAGCACAGATGAACTGAGATAGGGGATTCAGGCATACAATCCTAGTTACTACAACGCCCCTGCAGGTGGTGTTCTACTGAACGCCTTCACATGCGTGCCCTCATTTTCAGTAGAGGATGTGCTGTCACACCCCCATGGCACACTCCGGGAAACTGACACACAGACAGGGGAGACGGCTTGTGTCGCAAACACGTGCAAGGCATGTCTTACTTACACACACTGTGACATAACTCACCTTTCCTCAGAATCGTGGTTCTCAAAGCGTGGTCCGTGGACCAGCAACCCCTGAGAACGTGTTAGCGATGCAGATTATGGGGCTCATTCTAGACCGGCTGAATCAGGAACTCAAAGCAGGTGCAAAGCCATTTGTGTTTCAGCAAGTCCTCTGGGGGATTCTGACGCAAgccaaagtttgaaaaccactgccttGCAATAGCCCTACAAAGTCActgtaattatccccattttacaaataggcCAACTGGGGCAAAGCAAAGGCAATTGGTCCAGAACCACAGCTGTACGTGCACGACCAGGGTTCTAATCCAGATAGTTTGGCCCCAGAAGTGTGCTCTTGGGAGACCACCAACGAGTTGACATCAGAATCAAAAGTAAGATCAGAAATATTTGGCCCGTTTACTAATATCTCcgtactgagcacctactgcacGCCGGCCACCGTGCTAGGCTCTGGAACCTCGCTTTCACTGTTGCTAGTCTACGAGACGGATTGGGGTTAGGAATCACGGAGGGGGAACGTCCAAAACGCAGGGCTGGGGAGGCCGACCCCGCGGCCCCTTTAAAAGGCGGGGCCTGAGGAACGGAACGACGGAGCCTAAGCGCGCGGCGCGCCCGAGAGGGTAAAAGCGGTACACCCGGAAGTGTCTTAGGCGTGCGGGCGGCGCGCTGCCGGAGGCCTCACCGCTATGGGCCGCAACAAGAAGAAGAAGCGAGATGGCGACGACCGGAGGCCGAGGCTCGTTCTCAGCTTCGACGAAGAAAAGCGGCGGTGAGTGCCAAGCCTGGAGCGGATCTCCTTCGGGCTGCCGGCCAAGGCCACGGCCTGGCCCGGGCGGCTTCCACTCACGCAGAGGTCCCTTCCGGCCCCTCCCTCTTGGCGTGGCCCgttgcccccacccctccccctttcgACACCAACCCCCACTGCGGAATGGAAGCGGCCGCTACCGGCCCCCAGCGTGGGGAATGGAACCGCCCGCCCCGCCCTCTCGTCGCTCACTTTGCACCTTGCTCCTGCTGTGTGCTCTTCGGCTGGGAGCTGGCGGCTCGTAGCGGTGGCTTCGACCTCCCTAGGCCAGCCCAGCCGCCCCACACGCGGTAGACTCAGCTGTTGGTGATGAGTGATGAGTGAATGAGATGAGAGTGGCTCAAGTTCACGTATTCACTCGTCAAGACGTGTGCTGAGCTCCTTCGGTGTGTGTGCCAGCCTGATCGCAGGACCCCTGAGTTGGACCCCTGAGCCTCAGCGTCCAGTCCGTCAGATGCTATCCATTCAgagtgccactttggcatatggTAGCGGGTCAGCGAAAAACCTAGTGTTGGGCCCCGGAACATTTGGGGATGGTGCAGCCAGCACTAGAGAGATGAGAAGGAGCCAAGATCAGATAGGAGAGGGGAATGCTGGAGCATCGTCAGGATACACAGGGTGGCGTCAACAGGCCCTACAGTTGGGTCCAGGGGGCAGGTGTCCTGGGCAAATGTGCCAGTCGGGTGGAAAGTTTGCAGATGTCTGGATGAGGGTGGCCTTAAAAGTGGCCTTGctaagggggctcctgggtggctcagtcggttaagtgtccgacttcagctcacggttcgtgagtttgagccccacgtcaggctctgggccgacagctcgagcctggagcctgctttggattctgtgtctccctctttctctgcccttcccccattcacactctgtctgtctctctcaaaaatgaataaacaaaaaaaaaaaaaattaaaagtggccTTGCTAGAAATGGCTTAATCCCCTGGGTAATGGAATTTGGCAATGTAGAAGGGCCCCCACTGGCCTTGTTGCTTGAAGTCGAGAGCCTTGGAGGGTGGTGGGTGGAAAGAGGCagcatctccctctttttcctaaACTTACACTCTCTATGACCTTTCGCAAGTGAcctagcctctctgtgcctcagtgtccccatctgtaaacGGGGAATTGGTACCTGCTTACAAGTTGTGAGGAATACGCGAGTTAAACCCGTGTTAATTTTCGGAGCAGTACAGAAGTAGTGGTTTTTCTCTCCCTGGAGTGAGCCTTCCTTTCCTTGTGTCCCCTCCTGACTCTCCCTTGCCTCTTTCCGGTAGGGAGTACCTGACCGGCTTCCATAAGCGGAAGGTAGAGCGGAAGAAGGCAGCCATTGAGGAGATCAAGCATCGGCTCAAGGAGGAGCAGAAGAAACTCCGGGAGGaggtgcagggggaggaggaaggggactagggagacagagagagagagtgtgtgtgtgtgtgtgtatgtatgtgtgtgtatatacatatatatatatatatctgaatatatatgtatctgaatatatctatatctatatctgacTCCCAAGGGATTTACAGCCTTGGTTAGCCTTAATAGGGGTATCTGCAGGAATGAGGGGAGGTGTGGGCAGGCCTGGGGAGCAGTTTGTACAGGTAGAATCATGGTGGGCCCAGGTCTGGGGAAGGTTCAGGATGGAATCTCCTAGTGTTTCATCCCGAGCCACACATGGTCTCACTCACCCTGGAGGGGAGCAGTGCTCTTGCCTGGGGTTGGCCGGAGAGGCCATACTCACTGTATTCCCTTCCCTTTTGGCTTTAGCGCCATCAGGAGTACTTGAAGatgctggcagagagagaggaggctctGGGTAAGTCCCAGCTTTCCCCGGACCTGGAGAACAGCTAACAGgcctaggcttttttttttttttttttttaatcctttggtgGGTGAAAGGGGAGAGGTGTGGGGGCTGCACAGAAGCCAACTGCCCTAGCTCTAGGCATCTTGGTGGTGACCTGGGGGTCACGGGTGGTGTTCAGGGACGTCTAAATGTGAGTGGATCAGAGACGAGGAGGACAGACATCTTGGTAAAGCGATTCCTTAGCAGAAAGCCCAGTTTCTGAGGCCTGGAGGGACTAGGGGTAGAGGGAATGGGCAGCAGCAGCTGCTGGGGTCACATCGGGTTTGTCCTAGATGAGAACCAGATGGTCTGAGGTCCCCCTGGAGCATCAAGGGAGGAGTTGAATCACTTACATTTGTCCACAGGCCAGGCTCTGGAGCCGGTGGCTTCCCTGGACACTCTCCCATAGAGTAGCGGGGGCCGCTGCgctccagggctgggaggggggttAGAATCTGGTCACTTGTGCTATGAGGCTGCGACCCGCTTCTTTGCCCACCTTGCACAGAGGAGGCAGACGAACTGGACAGGTTGGTGACAGCAAAGACAGAGTCGGTGCAGTATGACCATCCCAACCACACGGTCACCGTGACCACCATCAGCGACCTGGACCTCTCGGGGGCCCGCCTGCTTGGACTGCCCCCACCCGAGGTGGGTATAACTTCCGGCCCCAGGAGGGAAGGGGCCCAGGTGCAGACCGGCTTGTCGGGGTTGCTAAGTGCTGGCCCATGTCCTGGGGATTGCAATGCCGGGGGCTCTCTCCCTGCTGGGCGCTCGTTAGAGCCCAGACCAAATCCCTGACCCTGGGGCTTCCAGAAGCCAGTTCCATGCCTGAGTGGCTGTGGGAGCGTGGGCAGGTGTCTGCCTTGCCAGCTTTCCTTTCTGCCCcagtaagtggggggggggggggggtgtcactggTGATAGCGCCTGTCTTGTGGCGGTTGCCGTGAGTGTAAAAGCGGTTAATCCGAGAGAAGCACCTAAGATCGCCGTTTATTGTGGTCACTCCGCTGCACGGTAGCAGTCACACGGAAGTTGTCAGGCTTTGAGCTGGGAGGTGTTAGCAGGTTGCGaccaacatcaaaaaaaaaaaaggatccccCTCTTTTAAAAGCACTCAGCGCGCCTTGACTAATGACGCACCGAGCCGTCACTGAAGGGCGGACTGAAAAACGCTGCTTTTGGGTGAAGCGGCAGCGTGTCGTGTTCCGCTTCCGTTGGTGTCACAGGCTGTTCGCCtcggcaggggcgggggcaccGACTGCTGGGGGTGTGAGCGAAGGGAGAGGCTTGGGAAGTGACAAGGAGATGCTACGCGGGCGGACCGGCCTCAGCTCTCGACAAATAAATACAAGTGaacaattaaagaaaaggaaagagagaacgtcattgaaaacattaaaaagcctCCCAGTTAAGTGTCATCTGAGACGTTTATTTCCGGCTGAAGTTGTGTCTCCCTGGTTGTGTGGGCCTTTCCCGGAAATACCTGTACGTACATGGTTACGAGGCAAACCACACTTCCTGTCACGGGTTCACGTGTCCTTAAGTCCTGAGCTGCTGCCTTGTCACGCCCTCAGTGGTCTCGCCCTCACCTTCTGTTTTGTGCTCATTCTTCCGCACAGTCCTCCCGGCCTCCGCTTACGGTGGACGGTCAGACGTTCACAGGTGAAAGAACTCGAAAACTGGGGGTGAGGCTCTGAGACACAGCTCTTCCCCGTGTGATCCCCGCTTTGGGGGCACACGTGGCTTTTCCACCCGCGGCCTTCTCCGAGCCCCCGAGCCGGGCCTCGAAGCGGCAGGCCATGCCCTCGCGTGACAGAGCCGTGACTGCTCGGGGTCAGGCTTCCCGACCTGCCACTCTGTGTGACAGTCCTTGTCCTGTGCTTCTTTAGCAAGCGGCCGGGCACGGGTCCGAGGAAGAGGCGTCATCCACGGAGAAGCTGACCAGAGCCTTACCCAGGAAGTCCAGAGATCCCCTCCTGTCCCAGCGGTGAGCCCTGGCCTGTCCTCCCCTATGACACTGCTCCCTCGTGGCTGACAGTGGTGGCCGCGCCTGTGGAGTCGCCTCTCGCTGGCCTGTGGCGGGTGGCACGGAGcaggtgtggagcctggagcAGCCTCTCTGCTTTGCCTGTTGAGGAGTCCCTCCCTCCTTACcgtcccccacctccactccttgACAATGGCCAGCCCTGGGTGCCTTCGGTGCCTGGGGTAAAGGCCTTTTCATGAGCTGAGGAGCTGGCAGGGCCTCTGGGGTCAGAGCCGGCTGCCTTTGGCATGCGTGTGGTTCTCCCGGCACTCAAGGCCTGTTCCGACGTCCTCCGGGAGCCGGGCAATCAGTCACCCCGCCACCCGGCCTCCCACCCATGCCTCGTTCCCAGCCTCACCAGCCTTGCACCCTCCTACAGGATCTCCGCTCTCACGGCTTCGCTGCATGCACACAGTCGCAAAAAGGGCAAGAGGAAACATCCCCGGCGGGCCCAAGACTCCACCAAGAAGCCCCCGAGTGCTACCCGTACGAGCAAGACCCAGCGCCGCCGGCTGACGGGCAAAGCCCGGCACAGCGGAGAGTGAGCCCCGAGAACCAGGCCACGCCCCAGCCTGGGCTGTCAGGGGCCGTCCTGTCTCCGCCTGGCGGTCCCAGGAACCCAGCACTGCGGGGGTGACTCTGCGGCCCCGGCTTGGGAGGCAGTTCCTCTGTGGCCCAGAGCTTGGACGCTGGAAGGGGGCAGGCAGCTGAGGAGCTGGCTTCCCTCAGGAGGAGACTTCAGAGCCAAGTCGGGGGCATCTTACTTAGTGGGAAGGCTTCCCACCGAGCCGTCCTCGGATTTGTGAAGCTAAGTGCCCCTGTGGTCTGTTTGTCCCTGACCCTGGTGCCACGTGCCCAGGGCAGGCTTGTGAGGGGGTGGAACCTGTCGGGGAAGTGGGTCCGTCCTCACTGTCCAGCAGTCTTCCCCGTGGGGGTGAAAAGGTCGTGTTGGGTCTGGGCCCCCTCACCCGGGCTCCAGGCCAGCATAACCACTGCTAGGGTCCGGAGTCGTCCTGCTGCTCTGCGAAGCGGGCCGCCGAGGCAGGTGGCTGAGCGTTGCCAGCCTCTGCCCGTTACCGGCTGAGGCTGTGGGTCCGTCCCTTCTCCGTGGCTTCCTTGGTCCCCTCAGCTGAAATCGAAGTGCTGGAAGCAGATGAGTTCCAGAGCATTCCCCAGCCCCAAACTTGGGCATCCTCCCCAGGCTTCCAGCAGCTCGCGGAGAGACACCGATCAAGGCGTGATTAACCCCTTTTAAAGAGAATGTGTCTCGACTCACTCGAAAGCGTGGCGGTTCCCAGGCAGACCCCTCAGGAGGCCAGCGGGTGTTCTGCAAGGCTGCTGGGTTTTCACGCCCCCCGTCCCTTCCTTGTCCCCGCTTGTGAGTGAGCCGCCTGACCCCCCCCGTCCCCTGACCGAGCAGGGTGGAATCCTGCCTGCAGCAGGTAGATAGATGTACGGTGAGGACCACCGGAGCACCTGTCGAGGAACCCTGTGAGCCGCCACCACCCTCTGCCGCTCGCTGGCTCCTGGGATTCTGGCGCGGAGCACAGGACCTGTGACCTGGCTCTTCAGCCCCTTCCAcctgctctctctgctgcttcccggTTCTCGGGGGTGGGGTGACTCCCTCCGCCCAGCCGACTCCACcctgggcagagggtggggccCGCCAGCTCTCCAGGTGGTTCTAGCGCTCAACCCAGGGCAGCGAGCGTGAGCCTGGCCCTCACAGGCCTCCGGGAGCAGAACAACACCCCGGGTCCGAGGGATTTGTGCACGCAGCAGGGCTcgggttcagatcctggctcggCCCCTTGGCCTCCGCGTGAGCCTCGCCGTGCTGACCTCTCTGGGTCTGTTGCCATGCGTAAGATGGCAAGACACCTACCTCTTAGGGCTGCCCTGGGGCTGAAAGGAGCCACTTCCCAGGTGCACCTGCAGGGTGCCTACGGCTGCCGCTGAGACATCTGACCCACGTCTCGTCTCCCATCCCCAGAGACACGGGGTCACTCACCACCCACATCTACGGTTTGTGCCGTTTACAAGTATTAAATTCTCAGCCACTCTCTCCTGTGTGTGACATCAGTTCCTCCAGCAGACCGAGGAATTTGAGTCAGCGATTTTGCCAGTCTTGGGACCAGAAGTGGTGGAATCAGAACCCTCTGGAGAACTTGTCTTTTCTCCCTGGAGCCCCTCCAGCCTCCACACCTGGATTTTTTCCTCTCGCCGCCGTCCCGTTGTGTGGCCTCCCGGGCTTGGGGCTTCCGGGAGCTTTATAAAGAAGGACTGGGTTTAGCTGCATATAATatgaagcaaaatttaaaaataactggctTACTTGAGAGGAGCTTACCAGGGAAGTAACTAGCCGGGGGGCCGGGATGGCAGACTTTTTAGccttttgtgctattttttttttttaatgtttgtttatttttgagagacagagcacaagtgggggaggggcagagagagggagacagaatccgaagcaggctccaggctccaacctgccagcacagagcccgacgcggggctcgaactcgtgaaccgcgagatcatgacctgagccgaagtcggacgctcaaccgactgagccccccaggtgcccctgttttgtgcAATTTTTAACACCTGGCTTCCACCTCgtggtccaagatggctgcttgAGCCTCAGCCATCACACCTGCCTTTCAGCCAGCAGGTGGGAGGATGGATTGAGGAGCATGCCCCTCCTCCTTGTAAGAACCTTTGACGCTTGTCAAGTGCCATTAGTCCAGCAGAAGGCAAAGAcggggcaggaggaagagagcgGACTGCGGTCCTTTCTGGAGAACTATGTTCCCAAATAAGAATTGAGGCTTGTGCTACTATGGGGAGAGTCGGTATTGGGGTACAAGCAGTGGGGTCTCCCCCGGGAGCTGAACATACGAGGAAAGGGCTGTCGGGAGGGGATCCAACCCTATGGAACTAGAGCCACAGCAGATGCTTTTCTGTTCCTCGGCGACTGCACTGAGCTTCCCCGACATGTCAGGCCTGTGCTAGGAGGAGCAAGGCCATCCGCTCAGCAGAGGACAGGCTCTCCCGGTAGGTTGTGTTTTGGGGTGGTTGAGCCCCCCCCCAGGGGGACGCGTGGGCAGGCCTGGTGGAGCTACCTGCCTGGGGGGCAACCACGGAGGAGACGGTTCCGGGCGGGGGAAACCTCTGCTCTCATCCTCTCCAGAGCCCCCCGGAGCCTCATCGGCTCGAAGCCCCCCGGGTTGGACTGTCAATGGCTCCGGCAGGGGCTTCCCAGCTTCTGAGCTGAAGACCTCACTGCCTTGTTCAGTTGTGAGCGGGTCCCGCGTGACAAACGTCCTCCGGGTTTTGAGCCGACATCTGCCTCTTCCAGATGTGGTAGGCGCCCTTTAGAAGTTCACGGACTGCTCACAGCCTCTCTTGCTCTGTTCTGAgccacctcctccgggaagccttccctgacccctcctccagccccaggaaTTAATCCTTTTCCCATGTGGGCTGCAGTGACACTTGGTGTTGCCTCCTTTCAAACACTGAACACATTGTAACCTGGTTATGTCTGTTTCCCAACCCCCTCGCAGGCTGACCATAAGCCCCCTAGTGAGAAGTTGTGTCCAAAGTTGTGTCCGTAATTGCTGTGTTTCTCCTCCTGGCCCAGGGCCCCTCTCACTGTGGGTCCTCAACCAATCCTGGCTGCATCACATGGGACCCAATTCCCCCTCCCCACAGGTGCTCccagtaactctctgttctaGAATTTTCTGGCCCCAGTTTGCAAGTTTCTGTTTGCCTGTCTGCAAGTTTCTGAAtctgttttcctccttcccatcgCCACATCCATCTCTCCTGGGGCCCGGGTGAAACAAACCTTCCCCGTCCAATGAACTTTGCCCTCTCCCTTGCACCCTAGTCAGCAGGATTgccaaacaacaaccaaaaaacaaagaggcTGGGAAAGCAATTTATCAAGCCCTTCTCTTGTGTCAGACGGTTACATTATTAACTCAGAACAGCACTGTGAGCGGATATTAGCTCCATTTGACgggtgagaaaactgagtctccAGGTACATAATGTCAGAGGTTACACGTCATGGCTAAGAAGACACAGTCACTGCatcccagggagggggcagacacATGGGAGTCCCTCTGGAGGTCAGAGGTTCAGCAAAGTATTAGAGGGCCCAGAGGGGCACAGAGCAGAGACAGGTGACCCTTGACCTGAATCTTGAGGGACGATTTGGACTGGCCAGGCGGCTGCGGGAGGGGATGAGCTGGCAGGTGGGGGGCAGCCAGGGCTGAGCTAAGGATCTGGACCCTTAGCTTGCAGACACTGGGACCCCCctgaggtggggttggggggttggCAGGGGAAAGTCGGGGTCAGTGATTGTTTTAgagacatccccccccccccccagcccagtgGCAGCGTGGATGGTGCACTGGGTGTACTGGAGGCTCCAGGACCCTGTTGTCATTCcgtgagaggcagggaggccctCCTCTCAGGCAGGTGTCCATTCACTCCCTCCCCAAGCATTTACTAAGCACTAAGAAGTCCCAGCCGCTGGGGATCCActggtgagcaggagagggcagtcCCTGCCCACGGTCGACTCGTGGCTCACAAGCTATAGCTGTGGGGACCAAATGGAGAAGACTAGAGGAGAGGTATtagtagcatttattgagcactcactgTATACCAGCCACTCTACCTGGTTTCACTCACTGAGCTCTCACAGTAACCCCACGGTCTAGGCAATGCCATTAAGCCCATTTTGCAGTTGAGGCACACTGAGGCGGCCCCCTCGTGAAGCAAGCCATACTCTCGATACAGACACGAATACTGACCCATTGGCTGAACAAGCCGCGTCTTCCCTTCCAGGGGCGCACTCACATGGTCCACAACACGAAAGACACCCTAGGAGCCATGTGAGTCTTGTACGAGATCTCAGCTCAGCACAGTGAGCCCTTTTCTTAAGGCcggggaagcagggagggcttcccggaggGCGTGCCATTTCAACTATCACTAAGGGAATAAAAAACCTATCTGTGAGGGGTgcccgggaggctcagtgggttaaacgtctgacttcaggtcatgatctcgtggttcctgagtttgagccccacatcaggctctgggctgtcagcatagaacccctttggattctctgttcccctctctctgtgcccctcccctacttgttcccccctacccccaccccccaccctctctttctcaaaataaatacacttaaaggaAAATCTATCTGTGATTTACCAGTTCAGGAACACTGCATATTAGCTTGGTCTGACTCAcagagtatttaaaaacaatttgacttaaagaaacaaacaatttgacttatactctggtttctcttcagatcctAGAAGTCTTTTGCCCTTGACTAAAGATCTCTGTGAAGAGGAACAAATCTGAGTGTTTACCCAATTTTTTGaggcaaaaaccaaaccaaaaccaaaacaatttgACTTAGCCATATTTTAAGATGTTGAGATTTCATGCAGAAGTTCAGGTTTCTGGCTTCTTCAGTAAAAGTAAGCCTGGCtgcaatttacaaaaaaaaaaaaaaaaaaaaaagggggtggtggtgggcaggagcctgggtggctcagtcagttaagcgtctgattttggctcaggtcatgatctcgcggtccatgagttcaaaccccacatcaggctctgggctgacagctcggagcctgctcggattctgtgtctccctctctctctctgccccttccccactcactttctctctctctctctctctctctctctctctcaaaaataaacattaaaaaaaaaaaagtttaaaaattttaattaaaaaaaagaaaagagaaaagtaagccCGGCCGCCCTGATCACCACTTCCCAGGTGGCCATGGGCTGGAGCCAGCCCTGATGACCCCATTAGAGACTGCGGCCTTCCTGCTTCTGCTCTACTGGGCCACGCCCCCTGCATCACTACCGCGCCTGCCCGGAGCACATGATCCTCCGAGGTTAGGATGACCATTCCCACAGGAGAGTGAGGAAGCCAAGGTCAAGGTCAGAGGGGTGGAGTGGGTCTAGTAATGTCAGGGGTGGTTCAGCTACCCCAGACCTCTGGGAGAGCGGATCCCAGCCacagggaacagcatgagcaaagacaGAGACGAGCAGGCACAGACAGATTCTTCAGGGAGCAGAAAGGGG
This genomic window contains:
- the NOL12 gene encoding nucleolar protein 12 isoform X1, which gives rise to MEAAATGPQRGEWNRPPRPLVAHFAPCSCCVLFGWELAARSGGFDLPRPAQPPHTREYLTGFHKRKVERKKAAIEEIKHRLKEEQKKLREERHQEYLKMLAEREEALEEADELDRLVTAKTESVQYDHPNHTVTVTTISDLDLSGARLLGLPPPEQAAGHGSEEEASSTEKLTRALPRKSRDPLLSQRISALTASLHAHSRKKGKRKHPRRAQDSTKKPPSATRTSKTQRRRLTGKARHSGE
- the NOL12 gene encoding nucleolar protein 12 isoform X3, producing MLSIQSATLAYGSGEYLTGFHKRKVERKKAAIEEIKHRLKEEQKKLREERHQEYLKMLAEREEALEEADELDRLVTAKTESVQYDHPNHTVTVTTISDLDLSGARLLGLPPPEQAAGHGSEEEASSTEKLTRALPRKSRDPLLSQRISALTASLHAHSRKKGKRKHPRRAQDSTKKPPSATRTSKTQRRRLTGKARHSGE
- the NOL12 gene encoding nucleolar protein 12 isoform X2, with the translated sequence MGRNKKKKRDGDDRRPRLVLSFDEEKRREYLTGFHKRKVERKKAAIEEIKHRLKEEQKKLREERHQEYLKMLAEREEALEEADELDRLVTAKTESVQYDHPNHTVTVTTISDLDLSGARLLGLPPPEQAAGHGSEEEASSTEKLTRALPRKSRDPLLSQRISALTASLHAHSRKKGKRKHPRRAQDSTKKPPSATRTSKTQRRRLTGKARHSGE